One region of Leptolyngbya sp. FACHB-261 genomic DNA includes:
- a CDS encoding rhodanese-like domain-containing protein — protein MATKITRQELKAKLDAGKALNLVEALPASYYQEKHLPGALNLPLNQIEALASTLLPDKSAEVIVYCADDVCQNSSTAAKRLEALGYTNVRDYHEGKQDWVKAGLSTESGGVPAPATLPATL, from the coding sequence ATGGCCACCAAAATCACCCGCCAAGAGCTAAAGGCCAAACTGGACGCAGGCAAAGCCCTCAACTTAGTGGAGGCGCTACCTGCGAGCTACTATCAGGAGAAGCACCTGCCCGGTGCATTAAACCTGCCTCTGAACCAAATTGAAGCCTTGGCCTCGACTTTGCTGCCAGACAAATCAGCAGAAGTGATCGTTTACTGTGCTGACGATGTTTGTCAGAATTCCAGCACGGCAGCCAAGCGTTTAGAAGCGCTTGGCTATACCAACGTACGAGATTATCACGAAGGTAAGCAGGACTGGGTCAAAGCAGGCTTGTCGACAGAAAGCGGTGGAGTGCCTGCTCCAGCAACTCTTCCAGCCACTCTGTAA
- a CDS encoding MarR family winged helix-turn-helix transcriptional regulator, whose product MSINLENSRSSLWRLFLTAHTQLLGRIEHELAEAGLPPLEWYDVLLALKEAPDQRLRLSELAQAVLLTRSNLTRLVDRLEAAGLVRRESCPTDRRGAFAVLTEQGLAMQQKMWPVYAQGIAEHFARYLNDSEVKVLTEALSRMLVS is encoded by the coding sequence ATGAGCATTAACCTGGAAAATTCTCGCAGTTCACTCTGGCGGCTGTTCTTGACCGCTCATACCCAGCTGCTCGGTCGCATTGAGCATGAGCTGGCTGAAGCAGGGTTGCCGCCTCTGGAGTGGTACGACGTGTTGTTGGCGCTCAAAGAAGCCCCTGATCAGCGGCTCCGCCTGAGTGAACTCGCCCAGGCAGTGCTTCTAACGCGCAGTAACTTGACTCGGCTAGTCGATCGGTTAGAAGCTGCTGGTTTGGTTCGCCGCGAGTCCTGTCCAACCGATCGGCGCGGTGCATTTGCCGTCTTGACTGAACAAGGCTTGGCAATGCAGCAAAAAATGTGGCCTGTGTACGCGCAAGGCATTGCCGAGCACTTCGCGCGCTACCTCAACGACTCCGAGGTCAAGGTCTTAACCGAAGCTCTGAGCCGAATGCTGGTTAGCTAG
- the hppD gene encoding 4-hydroxyphenylpyruvate dioxygenase, translating to MTTSLSSTDETLELLGIDHLHFYVDCAEYWQDWFSRCLGFDWVGSSRDAFTRTRVVQNGSIRLVLSSPTGSEGSAARYLRRHPPGVAGIGLQVYDLERSLRLLKQRGATIVQPLQDLGSLRWAAIALRGSLTHSLIEHRSPPEVPHVEDVCAGDGFAPCKLDLSVQSGTSRFTRLDHVVLNLAAGEMAELVAWYRQVLGFHSSRRFEIQTPHSALRSEVMMFGEGVIRIPLNEPSTPNSQIQEFLDANRGPGVQHVALHSDDILQAVIDLRRQGVQFLAVPDSYYEQLQQRLGKRLKACLDAWGLDLNALAAAQILVDWHEDSPEQVLLQIFMQPLFKEPTFFFEIIQRRAQAPGFGERNFQALFEAIEREQRKRGSLR from the coding sequence TTGACGACAAGTCTGAGTTCGACAGACGAAACACTAGAGCTTTTAGGCATTGACCACCTGCACTTCTATGTCGACTGTGCAGAGTATTGGCAAGACTGGTTCAGCCGTTGTCTAGGCTTCGACTGGGTCGGCAGTAGTCGAGATGCCTTTACCCGTACTAGGGTGGTGCAAAACGGTTCGATTCGCTTGGTCCTCTCGTCTCCGACCGGCAGCGAAGGATCGGCAGCGCGCTATCTGCGTCGCCACCCTCCAGGTGTTGCAGGCATTGGTCTCCAAGTTTATGACCTGGAACGTAGCCTGCGGCTCTTAAAGCAACGGGGAGCCACAATCGTACAGCCCCTTCAGGATTTAGGCTCCTTGCGCTGGGCCGCGATTGCTCTGCGAGGCTCATTGACCCATAGCTTAATTGAGCACCGTTCACCCCCTGAAGTGCCACATGTAGAGGATGTGTGTGCGGGTGATGGTTTTGCGCCCTGTAAATTAGACCTGTCTGTGCAAAGCGGGACCAGCCGATTTACGCGACTGGATCATGTGGTGCTGAACTTGGCGGCGGGGGAGATGGCTGAACTGGTGGCCTGGTATCGCCAGGTGCTTGGCTTTCACTCCAGCCGCCGCTTTGAGATTCAAACTCCCCACTCGGCCCTGCGTAGTGAGGTGATGATGTTCGGTGAGGGGGTGATTCGCATTCCACTCAATGAACCCTCGACCCCAAACTCGCAGATTCAAGAGTTTCTGGATGCCAATCGCGGACCGGGGGTGCAACACGTTGCCCTACACAGCGACGACATCCTGCAAGCCGTGATCGATTTGCGGCGACAAGGGGTTCAATTTCTAGCTGTCCCAGATAGCTACTATGAGCAGCTGCAACAACGTCTGGGCAAGCGCTTAAAGGCTTGCTTAGATGCTTGGGGGTTAGATCTGAACGCCCTCGCAGCGGCACAAATTCTGGTGGATTGGCATGAGGACAGTCCTGAACAGGTGCTATTGCAGATCTTTATGCAGCCTCTGTTTAAAGAGCCGACCTTCTTTTTTGAAATCATCCAACGCCGTGCTCAAGCTCCGGGTTTTGGGGAGCGCAATTTTCAAGCGTTGTTTGAGGCGATTGAGCGGGAGCAACGCAAGCGGGGCAGTTTGCGTTAG
- a CDS encoding 2-phosphosulfolactate phosphatase: MKLLINGVWHSNHADSGQLGAGAILSALSGSLSPEAEAAVSVFQSLKNNLNRILSQGGSGEEFNTRGFAADVELAAALNVSHCVRLLANGAYRQQTVQPEQAEP, encoded by the coding sequence ATGAAGCTACTAATTAACGGAGTCTGGCATTCAAATCATGCCGATTCTGGGCAACTGGGAGCAGGTGCAATTCTGAGTGCCCTCAGCGGCAGCTTATCGCCAGAAGCAGAGGCTGCGGTCAGCGTCTTTCAGAGCTTAAAGAACAACCTCAATCGCATCTTGAGCCAAGGCGGTTCGGGTGAAGAATTCAACACACGCGGCTTTGCTGCTGACGTTGAGCTAGCCGCAGCCTTGAATGTCAGTCATTGTGTTCGCCTACTGGCAAACGGGGCTTACAGGCAGCAGACGGTTCAGCCAGAGCAAGCAGAGCCCTAG
- a CDS encoding murein transglycosylase A: MVLFSGGPTLAQVPPTPSTRVLSPVPPAKLPPELGLDEQLASDRTALLQAIDHSLQYLRAPSSQVRYRDLAIPGITHERVVRSLVRFRQLLLDSPSPHALQTAVRREFELYQSVGFDRQGTVAFTGYFEPTYRASRQPTSEYRYPLYQLPQNFAQWSKPNPSRAELESGPLLRGLELVWLRDRLEAFLVHVQGSARLQMTDGTVMSIGYAGKTDQPYTGLGRELVRDGKIRQEDLNLPVLIRYFQQNPSQLDIYLPRNRSFVFFRETNGAPATGSLGVPVTTWRSIATDRSLMPPGALALIQSTLPIPNASGQLEQVWVSRYLLDQDTGGAIRGAGRVDVFMGTGSQAEAQAGLTNAYGRLYYLLLR, translated from the coding sequence ATGGTGCTGTTTTCTGGGGGGCCTACCCTGGCTCAAGTGCCCCCCACTCCCTCCACTCGAGTGTTATCGCCGGTCCCGCCAGCGAAACTCCCGCCCGAATTAGGGCTCGATGAGCAACTCGCCAGCGACCGCACTGCTCTGCTACAGGCGATCGACCATAGCCTGCAATATCTGCGGGCACCCAGTTCCCAGGTTCGCTATCGGGACTTAGCGATTCCGGGTATCACGCATGAGCGTGTGGTACGCAGTCTGGTGCGCTTTCGGCAATTGTTGCTGGACTCACCATCGCCCCATGCCCTACAAACAGCTGTGCGGCGCGAGTTTGAACTCTACCAGTCTGTCGGCTTTGACCGACAGGGAACCGTCGCCTTTACCGGCTATTTTGAGCCGACCTATCGGGCGAGTCGTCAGCCCACCTCTGAGTATCGCTATCCGCTCTATCAACTGCCCCAGAACTTCGCGCAATGGTCTAAACCCAATCCTAGTCGGGCGGAATTAGAAAGCGGCCCACTGTTACGAGGGCTGGAGCTAGTCTGGCTGCGCGACCGCTTGGAAGCATTTCTGGTTCATGTTCAAGGCTCAGCCCGTTTGCAAATGACCGACGGCACGGTGATGAGTATCGGTTATGCGGGCAAAACCGACCAGCCTTATACCGGCCTCGGGCGTGAGTTAGTTCGCGATGGCAAAATTCGTCAGGAAGACCTGAATCTGCCAGTTCTGATCCGCTACTTCCAGCAGAACCCCAGCCAACTGGATATCTACTTACCCCGCAATCGCAGCTTTGTTTTCTTTCGCGAAACCAATGGCGCTCCGGCAACCGGCAGTTTGGGCGTTCCAGTCACGACTTGGCGCTCAATTGCTACAGACCGCAGCCTGATGCCACCCGGCGCTCTAGCCCTGATTCAGAGCACCTTGCCTATCCCCAATGCTAGTGGCCAGCTAGAGCAGGTTTGGGTCAGTCGCTATCTGCTTGACCAAGACACGGGCGGTGCAATCCGAGGTGCCGGTCGGGTAGATGTTTTTATGGGCACTGGCTCTCAAGCGGAAGCACAGGCTGGGCTAACCAATGCCTACGGCAGGCTTTACTATCTGCTGCTGCGCTGA